A genomic stretch from Pseudomonas mendocina includes:
- a CDS encoding SLC13 family permease yields the protein MAVWVISILFVLTYLGMAAGGIRGLRIDRSWIAGGAAVLLLFSGAITPAQAAEHLDAGALLLLLALMLISAQFDFSGVYAWLNQRLNHWPDRPNVLLLGVVALGGVLSAILVNDIVAFALTPLLCHSLLARKLDPRPFLLALALACNAGSSASLIGNPQNILIGQAGGLDFWSYTWIAGPPALAALAITYAVIWLQWHKRWGVAEPLVQTEASPEQVYGARSYLKPLLASVALLALFSTSIPREYSALMIAVLVMISRRVDSRDYVQQVDWNLLLLFAGLFVVSGAALSLPQVAGLAGTLSDIGLLPQGAVSLASLSLLAGNLIGNVPFVILLLGVMPDISEGMLVGLGIMSTLAGNLLIIGSVVNLIVAESARRQGVQLGFIDYARSGVPVTILSMLVAGLWLVLGGWMGW from the coding sequence ATGGCCGTTTGGGTCATTTCCATTCTGTTTGTTCTCACTTATTTGGGCATGGCTGCCGGTGGCATCCGTGGCTTGCGCATTGACCGCAGCTGGATTGCCGGTGGGGCAGCGGTGTTGTTGCTGTTTAGCGGTGCGATTACGCCTGCGCAGGCAGCGGAGCATCTGGATGCCGGGGCTCTGCTGCTGTTGCTGGCGCTGATGCTGATCTCGGCGCAGTTCGACTTCTCTGGTGTGTATGCCTGGCTTAACCAGCGCCTGAATCATTGGCCGGACCGGCCCAACGTGCTGCTTTTGGGCGTGGTCGCGCTGGGCGGTGTGCTGTCGGCGATTCTGGTTAATGACATCGTCGCCTTCGCCTTAACACCGCTGCTGTGTCACAGTCTGCTGGCGCGCAAGCTGGATCCGCGCCCGTTTCTGCTGGCCTTGGCGTTGGCCTGTAATGCGGGGTCGTCAGCGAGCCTGATTGGTAATCCTCAGAACATCCTGATTGGTCAGGCTGGTGGCTTGGACTTCTGGTCATACACATGGATCGCCGGGCCGCCTGCTTTGGCTGCACTGGCGATTACCTATGCGGTGATTTGGCTGCAATGGCACAAGCGCTGGGGAGTGGCCGAGCCGCTGGTGCAGACTGAAGCCTCGCCTGAGCAGGTGTATGGCGCTCGCAGTTACCTTAAGCCGTTGCTGGCGAGTGTGGCGCTGCTGGCGCTGTTCTCCACCAGTATTCCCCGTGAATATTCGGCGCTGATGATTGCCGTGCTGGTGATGATCTCGCGTCGGGTCGACAGTCGTGACTATGTCCAGCAGGTCGACTGGAACCTGCTGCTGCTGTTCGCCGGTCTGTTTGTGGTGTCCGGTGCCGCCTTGAGCTTGCCGCAAGTGGCGGGTCTTGCCGGTACGCTGAGTGATATTGGGCTGCTGCCGCAGGGCGCTGTTTCGCTCGCGTCGCTGTCACTGCTCGCCGGTAACCTGATCGGCAATGTGCCCTTCGTTATTCTGCTGCTGGGCGTGATGCCGGATATCAGCGAGGGCATGTTGGTGGGTCTAGGGATTATGTCGACCCTGGCGGGCAACCTGCTGATTATTGGCAGTGTGGTTAACCTGATCGTCGCCGAAAGCGCCCGCCGCCAGGGCGTGCAACTGGGCTTTATCGACTACGCCCGCAGCGGTGTGCCGGTGACCATACTGAGCATGCTCGTCGCCGGACTGTGGCTGGTGCTGGGCGGTTGGATGGGCTGGTAA
- a CDS encoding AAA family ATPase → MKILSLRLKNLNSLKGEWKVDFTAEPFKDNGLFAITGPTGAGKTTLLDAICLALYHRTPRMNTLSANSNELMTRHTADCLAEVEFEVKGVGYRAFWSQRRARDKVDGALQAPKVELALIADGSILTDKINDKLKQTEQLTGLDFERFTKSMLLAQGGFAAFLEANANQRAELLEELTGTDIYGQISQRVFEQTREAKSELDQLRARAEGVELLSEEQRQVLQTEATELASSEAQFNQQNADLQRQRQWRGDMDKVQAQLAAVVQVEQSAEAELQAAQVQLNRLASSEPAQALQPLHQALQQAQQALTQTEQAINHNSREVQQVEEQIAASTWQALQASLALLGQTQTAYTHLAEQLQQVQTRLTEQPQHAQLGEQLGGWREQIKARAELRQVVAQAQSEQQSAQHAISDWQAKLDQQQQQVLAGQQQVESTGKQEKAAAKALNDVLNGQSESGLREDWQRLLQQRGVLEQLAELAASRLRQHTELAQLQASADSLSEQQQLKSSEVEQLREAYKDLKEQVRSQEKLLEQEQRIQQLEAHRAQLQPGEACPLCGSHEHPAIEAYQALDVSSTQNLLQRKRVELESLTEKGQQLATELSGVKARLEQQQQQIQRSQQTASEQDSRWHKLNTQLQTPVADASELVARQQQLVQEQQALELRLKQLDHCKSSYDQARQQHQVALSQSAQHASELALTRQNLQSANERFSKAQADLAQQQQRALEQEQHLQQSLQAFGYELPEDGERWLAERQAQWHSWQQAQQQVQQLQQALSDLKHQLQAAEQQQQHWQTRWAALELAERSVLAFASDVLEQLQQAEQQVEDVLRTQQALAGSRQTLLGREVEEQRRMQQAQQAWANALVQSPFATEADYLAALLSAEERASLQQLQQRLHKAVSDAQALRQSAQQQLNALQASPATDYSAEQLDQQLAGLAEQLRQISQRQGEIRAQLSGDDARRAGQQSLFAAIEQKQADYDIWQKLNSLIGSADGAKFRKFAQGLTLDHLVYLANQQLVRLHGRYQLRRKSGGELELEVVDTWQADAARDTRTLSGGESFLVSLALALALSDLVSHKTSIDSLFLDEGFGTLDGETLEVALDALDSLNASGKMIGVISHVEALKERIPVQLKVSKSVGMGYSQLDKRFAVTG, encoded by the coding sequence ATGAAAATCCTCAGCCTGCGCTTAAAAAACCTCAATTCCCTCAAGGGTGAGTGGAAGGTCGACTTCACCGCCGAGCCGTTCAAGGACAACGGTCTGTTCGCCATCACCGGGCCGACTGGTGCGGGCAAGACCACGCTGCTGGATGCCATCTGCCTGGCGCTGTACCACCGCACACCACGGATGAACACCCTATCAGCCAACAGCAACGAACTGATGACCCGGCACACAGCGGACTGCTTAGCTGAGGTTGAGTTTGAAGTGAAGGGTGTCGGTTACCGTGCCTTCTGGAGCCAGCGCCGGGCTCGGGACAAAGTCGACGGAGCCTTGCAAGCGCCAAAAGTTGAGCTGGCGCTGATCGCTGATGGCAGCATCCTCACTGACAAGATCAACGACAAACTCAAGCAGACCGAGCAACTGACTGGGCTGGATTTCGAGCGCTTTACCAAATCCATGCTGCTCGCCCAAGGTGGTTTTGCCGCGTTTCTTGAAGCCAACGCCAACCAGCGTGCCGAGCTTCTGGAAGAGCTGACCGGCACCGATATTTACGGGCAGATATCCCAGCGCGTGTTTGAGCAAACCCGCGAAGCTAAGAGCGAGTTGGATCAACTGCGCGCACGCGCCGAAGGCGTCGAGCTGCTGAGCGAAGAACAGCGGCAGGTTCTTCAAACCGAAGCAACTGAGCTGGCATCCAGCGAGGCCCAGTTCAATCAACAGAACGCTGACTTGCAACGGCAACGCCAATGGCGCGGAGACATGGATAAAGTGCAGGCCCAGCTGGCTGCTGTCGTTCAAGTTGAGCAGAGCGCTGAGGCCGAGTTGCAGGCCGCACAAGTACAACTCAATCGACTGGCCAGCAGCGAACCGGCGCAAGCCCTGCAACCTTTGCATCAGGCATTGCAACAAGCACAGCAGGCCCTGACGCAGACTGAACAGGCTATCAATCACAACAGCCGCGAAGTGCAGCAGGTCGAAGAGCAGATCGCCGCCTCAACCTGGCAGGCCCTGCAAGCCAGTTTGGCCTTACTGGGCCAGACACAAACCGCCTACACTCACTTGGCCGAACAGTTGCAACAAGTGCAGACCCGCCTGACCGAACAGCCTCAACACGCCCAGTTGGGCGAGCAATTAGGTGGTTGGCGTGAGCAGATCAAAGCTCGCGCTGAACTGCGGCAGGTTGTTGCCCAAGCGCAATCTGAGCAACAGTCGGCTCAGCACGCCATCAGCGACTGGCAAGCCAAACTCGATCAGCAGCAACAGCAGGTGCTGGCTGGCCAGCAGCAAGTTGAATCAACCGGTAAGCAGGAAAAAGCGGCCGCTAAGGCGCTGAATGACGTGCTCAACGGTCAGAGCGAGTCCGGCCTGCGCGAGGACTGGCAGCGTTTGCTCCAGCAGCGTGGCGTGTTGGAGCAACTCGCCGAGTTGGCGGCCAGTCGTCTGCGTCAGCACACAGAGTTAGCGCAGTTGCAGGCCAGTGCTGACAGCCTCAGTGAGCAGCAACAACTTAAAAGCAGTGAAGTCGAACAACTGCGCGAAGCCTACAAAGACCTGAAAGAGCAGGTCCGCTCTCAGGAAAAACTGCTCGAACAGGAGCAGCGAATCCAGCAGCTGGAAGCACACCGCGCCCAGTTGCAGCCCGGCGAGGCCTGCCCGTTGTGCGGCTCCCACGAGCATCCGGCGATTGAGGCGTATCAGGCGCTTGATGTGTCTTCCACGCAAAACCTGTTGCAGCGCAAGCGTGTTGAGCTTGAGTCTCTCACTGAAAAAGGCCAGCAACTGGCGACCGAACTGAGTGGTGTCAAAGCCCGTCTGGAACAGCAGCAACAGCAGATTCAACGTTCGCAGCAGACCGCATCCGAGCAGGATTCGCGCTGGCACAAACTGAATACTCAACTGCAAACACCCGTGGCCGATGCATCCGAGCTAGTTGCACGTCAGCAGCAGCTTGTGCAGGAGCAGCAGGCGTTGGAGCTGCGTCTGAAACAGCTGGATCACTGCAAATCCTCATATGATCAGGCCCGCCAGCAGCATCAGGTTGCGCTTAGCCAATCGGCACAGCATGCCAGTGAGCTGGCCCTGACCCGGCAGAATCTACAAAGCGCCAATGAGCGATTCAGTAAGGCTCAGGCTGATCTTGCCCAGCAACAACAGCGGGCGCTTGAGCAGGAACAGCACCTGCAACAGTCCTTACAGGCCTTTGGCTACGAACTGCCGGAAGACGGTGAGCGCTGGCTGGCAGAGCGTCAGGCGCAATGGCACAGCTGGCAGCAGGCACAACAGCAGGTTCAGCAACTGCAACAAGCTTTAAGCGATCTGAAACATCAACTGCAGGCTGCTGAGCAGCAACAGCAACATTGGCAGACTCGCTGGGCTGCATTGGAGCTGGCGGAGCGATCTGTGTTGGCATTTGCCTCAGATGTGCTTGAGCAATTACAGCAGGCTGAGCAGCAGGTTGAAGATGTACTGCGCACGCAGCAGGCACTCGCCGGAAGCCGCCAGACTTTGCTGGGACGTGAGGTGGAAGAACAAAGGCGCATGCAACAAGCGCAGCAGGCTTGGGCGAACGCCTTGGTACAGAGTCCGTTTGCTACGGAGGCAGACTATCTGGCCGCGTTACTCAGCGCAGAAGAACGGGCCAGCCTGCAACAACTGCAACAGCGTTTGCACAAGGCTGTCAGCGATGCACAGGCGCTGCGGCAATCGGCACAGCAGCAACTGAACGCCTTACAAGCGTCTCCGGCGACCGATTACAGCGCTGAACAACTGGATCAGCAGCTTGCTGGTTTGGCCGAACAACTGCGGCAGATCAGCCAGCGTCAGGGTGAAATCCGCGCTCAACTCAGCGGAGACGATGCCCGCCGCGCCGGTCAGCAAAGCCTGTTTGCGGCGATTGAGCAGAAGCAGGCGGATTACGATATCTGGCAAAAGCTCAACAGCCTGATCGGCTCGGCGGATGGTGCCAAGTTCCGCAAGTTCGCTCAGGGTTTGACGCTGGATCATCTGGTCTATCTGGCCAACCAGCAGCTGGTACGCTTGCATGGCCGCTATCAGCTACGACGTAAGAGCGGCGGCGAGTTGGAGCTGGAAGTGGTCGATACCTGGCAGGCCGATGCCGCCCGTGATACGCGCACCTTATCTGGCGGCGAGAGCTTCCTGGTGAGTCTGGCGCTGGCGTTGGCACTGTCCGATCTGGTCAGCCACAAAACCAGCATCGACTCGCTGTTCCTCGACGAAGGCTTCGGCACCCTCGACGGTGAAACCCTCGAAGTCGCGTTGGATGCGCTGGATAGCCTCAACGCCAGCGGCAAAATGATCGGCGTCATCAGTCACGTCGAAGCCCTTAAAGAGCGGATACCGGTGCAACTAAAAGTCAGCAAAAGCGTCGGCATGGGCTACAGCCAGCTGGATAAACGCTTTGCGGTAACAGGGTAG
- the sbcD gene encoding exonuclease subunit SbcD has protein sequence MRILHTSDWHLGQHFMGKTRQAEHQAFCAWLIEQVRAHQVDALLIAGDIFDTGAPPSYAREQYNRFIVELRSTDCELVVLGGNHDSVAMLGESRSLLAELGTRVIPGVCEDLHEQVLVLKQRNGQPGAVLCGIPFIRPRDVLLSQAGQSAEDKQQSLQQAIQQHYQTLYGLAEAKCTELGGNLPIIATGHLTTVGASASDSVREIYVGSLEAFPTSAFPPAAYVALGHIHRPQKVGGLEHIRYSGSPIPLSFDEARQQKEVLLVECSGSALQSVIALPVPCFQPLLSLRGSLAELGQQIKEIAKKGTAEQPVWLEVLVATDDYLSDLQTRIAILCEGLPVEVLRVRRERGNAATSLSSQARETLDELTVDEVFARRLQQEELEPDEQARLQQMYRDVVGALQA, from the coding sequence ATGCGCATTCTGCATACCTCCGACTGGCACCTTGGCCAGCACTTTATGGGCAAGACCCGTCAGGCCGAACATCAGGCCTTCTGCGCTTGGCTGATTGAGCAGGTGCGTGCACATCAGGTCGATGCCTTGCTGATCGCAGGCGACATATTCGACACCGGCGCGCCGCCGAGTTATGCCCGCGAGCAATACAACCGCTTTATTGTCGAGCTGCGTAGCACGGACTGTGAGCTGGTGGTGCTGGGCGGTAACCACGACTCCGTGGCCATGCTCGGTGAGAGCCGCAGCCTGCTGGCCGAGTTGGGCACGCGGGTGATTCCCGGTGTGTGTGAAGACCTGCATGAGCAGGTGCTGGTGCTGAAACAACGCAATGGCCAACCGGGCGCGGTGCTGTGCGGCATCCCCTTTATTCGCCCGCGTGATGTGCTGCTCAGCCAGGCCGGGCAGAGTGCTGAAGACAAGCAGCAGTCCCTGCAACAGGCAATTCAACAGCACTACCAAACCCTCTACGGATTGGCCGAAGCCAAGTGCACTGAATTGGGTGGCAACCTGCCGATTATCGCTACCGGCCACCTGACCACCGTAGGCGCCAGCGCCAGTGACTCCGTGCGGGAGATCTATGTGGGCAGCCTTGAAGCATTCCCCACCAGCGCCTTTCCGCCTGCTGCCTATGTCGCTTTGGGGCATATCCACCGCCCGCAAAAGGTCGGCGGCCTTGAACATATCCGCTACAGCGGCTCGCCGATCCCATTGAGCTTCGATGAAGCCCGCCAGCAGAAAGAAGTGCTGCTGGTGGAGTGCTCTGGTAGTGCTTTGCAGTCCGTTATCGCATTGCCGGTGCCATGCTTTCAGCCGCTGCTCAGCCTGCGTGGCTCGTTGGCCGAGCTGGGCCAGCAGATAAAAGAAATAGCTAAGAAGGGCACTGCCGAACAGCCTGTGTGGCTGGAAGTGTTGGTCGCCACTGATGATTACCTCAGCGATCTGCAAACCCGCATCGCTATATTGTGCGAAGGCTTGCCGGTGGAAGTGCTGAGGGTTCGACGAGAGCGTGGTAACGCCGCTACCAGCCTCAGCAGTCAGGCGCGGGAAACGCTGGACGAACTGACCGTAGATGAAGTCTTCGCCCGCCGTTTACAGCAAGAAGAGCTGGAGCCGGACGAGCAGGCGCGTTTGCAGCAGATGTACCGTGATGTAGTGGGGGCGCTGCAAGCATGA
- a CDS encoding Lrp/AsnC family transcriptional regulator: MDKFDQQILALLRTDARMAVSQIAREVNLSRSAVSERIRQLEQSGIIKGYQAQVVLPGDAGIKAYLELFYTGAYCEENVARMRAFPEIIRCSGISGETDMLVYLETQTMQRLSEIREAIEGFPGMQKVKTHMVVKDWVM, translated from the coding sequence GTGGATAAGTTTGATCAGCAGATCCTCGCCTTATTGCGTACCGATGCGCGAATGGCCGTTAGCCAGATCGCCCGGGAAGTAAACCTTTCCCGCTCAGCCGTCAGCGAGCGTATCCGTCAGTTGGAGCAGAGCGGCATTATCAAAGGCTATCAGGCTCAGGTTGTGCTGCCGGGCGATGCCGGGATCAAGGCCTATCTGGAACTGTTCTATACAGGTGCGTATTGCGAAGAAAACGTTGCCCGCATGCGCGCGTTTCCCGAGATCATCCGCTGCAGCGGTATCAGCGGTGAGACCGACATGCTGGTCTACCTCGAAACCCAGACCATGCAGCGCCTGAGTGAAATCCGCGAGGCCATCGAAGGCTTTCCCGGCATGCAGAAAGTTAAGACACATATGGTGGTCAAAGATTGGGTGATGTAA
- the yjeH gene encoding L-methionine/branched-chain amino acid transporter has product MSRLNQELSLLQGVGLLSTSLLGTGIFVIPALAATAAGEASLWAWMLLIALVLPVAFTFAQLGRQFPHAGGAPHLIGRAFGPRMERLSALLFLAVIPVGLPAALSIASGFWQNLFGLNSTENLLIQLGTLGAMLILGQRPAKASGLIQGVIAVAIILTVALIWWKADLPRSQQALVPSISGSWHLLPVALGVMFWCFVGIEAFTHLGEEFKNPRRDFPLALLFGVLLAGLVYWACSVAVLSLNAYGNVQTDSGSMPLMLSRLFGEKAHILAALIGYLACFASMNVYIQGFARLIWSLADEGKLPNALASRNRHGVPARALLLVIAVCALCASLAHGLALTVDDLIRYANGNFVLIYLFSMAAGWVLLRGYARHLAAFSTLLCSLVVLMLGWDVSYALLLWATLGVLDLLRHPVEGWSIKS; this is encoded by the coding sequence ATGAGTCGTCTTAATCAGGAGCTGAGCCTGTTGCAGGGCGTCGGCCTGCTCAGCACGTCGTTGCTGGGCACCGGTATTTTTGTCATCCCGGCACTGGCTGCAACCGCTGCCGGTGAGGCGTCATTGTGGGCGTGGATGCTGCTGATCGCACTGGTCTTGCCGGTGGCCTTCACCTTCGCTCAGCTTGGCCGACAGTTCCCCCATGCAGGCGGTGCGCCGCACCTGATTGGTCGCGCCTTCGGTCCACGCATGGAGCGGCTGAGCGCCCTGCTGTTTCTGGCGGTGATCCCTGTGGGGCTGCCGGCCGCGTTGAGTATTGCCAGTGGCTTCTGGCAGAACCTGTTTGGTCTTAACTCGACAGAAAACCTGTTGATCCAACTAGGCACGCTGGGGGCGATGCTGATCTTGGGGCAGCGCCCGGCTAAAGCTTCTGGGCTGATTCAGGGGGTGATTGCGGTAGCGATCATCCTGACGGTGGCACTGATTTGGTGGAAGGCTGACCTGCCCAGAAGCCAACAGGCGCTGGTTCCTTCAATCAGTGGCTCTTGGCATTTGCTGCCAGTGGCACTGGGGGTGATGTTTTGGTGCTTTGTCGGTATCGAGGCCTTTACCCATCTGGGCGAAGAGTTCAAAAATCCAAGGAGGGATTTCCCTCTGGCACTGCTGTTCGGTGTATTGCTAGCTGGACTGGTGTACTGGGCTTGCTCCGTAGCAGTGCTGAGTCTGAATGCTTATGGCAATGTGCAAACTGACTCTGGCTCAATGCCGTTGATGCTGTCACGTCTGTTTGGCGAGAAGGCACACATCCTTGCCGCACTGATCGGCTACCTGGCCTGTTTCGCCTCGATGAACGTCTACATCCAGGGTTTTGCCCGACTGATCTGGAGCCTGGCAGATGAAGGCAAGTTGCCGAATGCACTGGCCAGCCGTAACCGCCATGGTGTGCCCGCCCGTGCGCTGTTGTTAGTGATTGCGGTGTGCGCTCTATGCGCCAGCTTGGCGCATGGGCTGGCGCTAACGGTGGATGACCTGATCCGCTACGCCAACGGCAACTTTGTCTTGATCTACCTGTTCAGCATGGCCGCAGGCTGGGTGCTGCTACGCGGTTATGCAAGGCATCTGGCGGCATTCAGCACGCTGCTGTGCTCCCTGGTCGTACTTATGCTGGGCTGGGATGTGAGCTATGCGCTGTTGCTTTGGGCAACACTAGGGGTGTTAGATTTGTTGCGGCACCCCGTCGAAGGGTGGTCAATCAAGAGCTAG
- a CDS encoding TAXI family TRAP transporter solute-binding subunit, with protein MRRILNDLKILILANLWIVPVLAGLIGALFYFVAPPPPMHARMATGSETGGYHAFARKLQTELATHGFELELVTSSGSQQNLQKLLDDEVELAMVQSGQELTLTAQQQENLTGMGVMYKEPLWLFIAKDQKYEQFSDLSALRLGIGSANSGTLAVTAALFEANGIKGEQYPKSWEQVGGGKAADALLEGKLDAAFFIGPAENHLIQRLAANPAVKLVSLRRTDAYLARLPYLSKVDVSEGMLNMASNVPAEDIVTLGPVATMVSGESFHPSLTPLILEAARTVLEQGSLLDPAGDYPARPTRSLNMLSETTYYYDKGLPILQRYLPFRIASLADRYIILAIPLLVLLFPLFKAIGPIYQWRIRARIYRWYKHLREIDQQLYKGRLSCSLDEEIARLERLEDELAQVEVPLSYSSELYELHMHLRYMIDRLIAHKQRTTEQGQVG; from the coding sequence ATGCGCCGTATTCTCAACGATCTGAAAATCCTCATCCTCGCGAACCTGTGGATCGTACCGGTACTGGCCGGGCTTATTGGAGCCCTGTTCTATTTCGTAGCCCCACCACCGCCCATGCATGCCCGTATGGCAACAGGCTCGGAAACAGGTGGATACCACGCGTTTGCCCGCAAACTCCAAACCGAACTGGCCACGCACGGATTTGAACTTGAGCTGGTGACCAGTTCTGGGTCGCAGCAGAATTTACAAAAACTGCTCGATGACGAGGTCGAGCTGGCAATGGTTCAGAGCGGCCAGGAACTAACGCTGACAGCGCAACAGCAGGAAAACCTGACGGGCATGGGCGTGATGTATAAAGAGCCGTTGTGGCTGTTTATCGCCAAAGATCAAAAATACGAGCAGTTTTCCGACCTGAGCGCACTGCGCCTAGGCATCGGCTCAGCAAACAGTGGCACCTTAGCGGTGACGGCTGCTCTATTTGAGGCAAACGGCATTAAGGGTGAGCAATACCCCAAAAGCTGGGAACAAGTGGGCGGAGGCAAGGCGGCTGACGCTCTGCTCGAAGGCAAGCTGGATGCTGCCTTCTTTATCGGCCCTGCCGAAAACCACCTCATTCAGCGTTTGGCTGCCAATCCGGCAGTAAAACTCGTGAGCTTGCGCCGCACGGATGCCTATCTGGCCCGCTTGCCATACCTGAGCAAAGTTGACGTCAGCGAAGGCATGCTCAACATGGCCAGTAACGTCCCAGCTGAAGACATCGTCACCCTAGGGCCGGTCGCTACAATGGTCTCAGGAGAATCCTTCCATCCGTCCTTAACCCCTCTAATTTTGGAGGCTGCACGAACGGTTCTGGAGCAAGGCAGCCTGCTTGATCCGGCGGGTGACTATCCCGCTCGCCCTACTCGCTCGCTCAACATGTTAAGCGAGACTACCTATTACTACGACAAGGGCCTGCCCATCCTGCAACGCTACTTGCCGTTCCGCATTGCATCATTGGCAGACCGCTACATCATTCTGGCAATCCCGCTGCTGGTCTTGCTCTTCCCCCTGTTCAAAGCCATCGGGCCGATCTACCAATGGCGTATCCGTGCACGTATTTACCGTTGGTACAAACATCTGCGGGAAATCGACCAGCAACTGTACAAAGGCCGACTGAGTTGCTCGCTGGACGAAGAAATCGCCCGTCTGGAACGACTTGAGGATGAACTGGCGCAGGTCGAAGTGCCGCTGTCTTACTCCAGCGAACTGTACGAACTGCATATGCACCTGCGTTACATGATCGACAGGCTGATTGCCCATAAGCAACGCACGACTGAACAAGGTCAGGTCGGGTAA
- the yejK gene encoding nucleoid-associated protein YejK codes for MPIRHCIVHLIDKKPDGSPAVLHARDTELEPSQAIENMLADLNESYNAKQGKAWGFFHEESAAFPFSGWLKAYLDESQDFTAFTRQAVEQLQKLMEESNLSAGGHVLFAHYQQGMTDYLAIALLHHSEGVAVNDSLDVTPAKHLDLGQLHLAARINISEWRNNANSKQYISFIKGKNGKKVSEYFRDFIGCQEGVDGPGETRTLLKAFSDFVESEDLPEEQARDKTKTLVSYATSQAKQGEPITLEELSGLIDEDRPKAFYDHIRNKDYGLSPEIPADKRTISQFQRFTGRAEGLSISFEAHLLGSKIEFNEDSGTLVIHNLPTQLVDQLKRRKG; via the coding sequence ATGCCGATCCGCCATTGCATTGTTCACCTGATCGACAAGAAGCCAGACGGCAGCCCGGCCGTTCTGCACGCCCGGGACACTGAACTTGAACCCTCCCAGGCCATCGAGAACATGCTCGCTGACCTTAATGAGAGCTACAACGCCAAACAGGGCAAGGCCTGGGGCTTCTTTCATGAGGAGTCAGCGGCCTTCCCATTCAGTGGCTGGCTAAAGGCCTACTTGGATGAGAGCCAGGACTTCACCGCGTTCACCCGCCAGGCCGTGGAGCAACTGCAAAAGCTGATGGAGGAATCCAACCTGTCAGCAGGTGGACACGTCCTCTTTGCTCACTATCAGCAAGGCATGACCGACTACCTGGCCATTGCCCTGCTGCACCACAGCGAAGGTGTTGCAGTGAATGACTCGCTGGATGTCACCCCTGCCAAACACTTGGACTTGGGACAGCTGCATTTGGCTGCACGCATCAACATTTCCGAGTGGCGCAATAACGCTAACTCCAAGCAGTACATTTCCTTCATCAAAGGCAAAAACGGCAAGAAAGTTTCGGAGTACTTCCGCGACTTTATCGGCTGCCAAGAAGGCGTAGACGGCCCCGGCGAAACACGTACCCTGCTCAAAGCCTTCAGCGATTTCGTCGAGAGTGAAGACCTGCCTGAAGAACAGGCACGGGACAAGACCAAAACGTTGGTCAGCTATGCTACCAGCCAAGCCAAACAGGGCGAGCCAATTACCCTGGAAGAACTGTCAGGCTTGATTGATGAGGATCGCCCTAAAGCGTTCTACGACCATATCCGTAACAAAGATTATGGTCTGTCGCCTGAAATCCCGGCTGACAAACGCACCATCAGCCAGTTCCAACGCTTCACGGGTCGTGCTGAAGGCCTGTCGATCAGCTTTGAAGCCCACCTGCTGGGCTCCAAAATCGAGTTCAATGAAGACAGCGGCACGTTGGTAATCCACAACCTGCCTACGCAGCTGGTGGATCAACTTAAACGGCGCAAAGGCTGA
- a CDS encoding GIY-YIG nuclease family protein: MSDKSPPQTAIAPAPWFVYLVRAANGALYCGISDDPHKRFAKHQSGKGARFFHSSPAVALVYIEQCSTKGDALRRERAIKALKKTAKEVLVHDWQSGTMADTRECVVRRHKESDVQLQ; the protein is encoded by the coding sequence ATGTCTGACAAAAGCCCCCCTCAAACAGCTATTGCCCCCGCTCCCTGGTTTGTTTATCTGGTGCGCGCCGCCAATGGCGCACTTTACTGTGGCATCAGTGATGATCCCCACAAACGTTTTGCCAAGCATCAGAGTGGTAAGGGCGCCCGTTTCTTTCATTCCAGCCCAGCAGTAGCCCTGGTGTATATCGAGCAATGCTCAACAAAGGGTGATGCGTTGCGTCGAGAGCGGGCGATTAAGGCGCTGAAAAAAACTGCTAAAGAGGTGTTGGTGCACGACTGGCAGTCGGGGACTATGGCTGATACCCGAGAGTGCGTAGTACGCAGACATAAAGAGTCTGATGTGCAGTTACAGTGA